A genomic stretch from Candidatus Bathyarchaeota archaeon includes:
- the amrS gene encoding AmmeMemoRadiSam system radical SAM enzyme encodes MNSLSLREAMLYEKLPENKVHCHLCARHCKINEDGRGFCLIRKNEKGTLYSLNYAKACSACVDPITKKPLAHFHPGALTMSIATVGCNFRCQFCDNWVISQEKDVTGHHFPPEEVVKATRDNGCQGISYTYTEPTIFFEYTYDTAKIAHGVGFFNTFVTNGYMTPEAVKTIAPYLDAATVDFKGAADPGFYKKFSSVPSVKPIFESLIEMKRNDIHIEITNLIVPKIGDSMDRIKELAVWVHDNLGVDTPFHLLRFHPDYKMTGHTATPVAVMEEAYVVAHKEVDLNYVYMGNVPGHRFENTYCPNCNELLIKRFGFEIVKWNLTKDMRCPACGHDIPIKGELHPAGIAYPYALF; translated from the coding sequence ATGAACAGCTTGTCTCTTCGAGAAGCCATGTTGTACGAAAAACTGCCCGAAAACAAAGTACACTGCCATCTGTGCGCCCGCCACTGCAAAATAAACGAAGACGGGAGAGGATTCTGCCTAATTCGGAAAAACGAGAAAGGAACACTTTACTCTCTAAACTACGCCAAAGCCTGCTCTGCCTGCGTCGACCCCATAACCAAAAAGCCTCTTGCCCATTTTCATCCAGGCGCCCTAACCATGTCGATAGCCACAGTAGGCTGCAACTTCCGCTGTCAGTTCTGCGATAACTGGGTGATAAGCCAAGAAAAAGACGTCACTGGACACCATTTTCCGCCAGAAGAAGTGGTGAAGGCCACTAGGGATAACGGCTGTCAAGGAATAAGCTACACATACACCGAGCCTACAATATTCTTCGAATACACTTACGACACTGCGAAAATAGCTCACGGCGTCGGATTCTTCAACACTTTCGTGACCAACGGTTACATGACGCCCGAAGCGGTCAAAACTATTGCTCCTTACTTGGACGCTGCAACAGTAGATTTTAAAGGAGCGGCAGACCCTGGATTTTACAAGAAATTTTCATCAGTGCCATCGGTGAAACCCATTTTCGAGTCGTTGATTGAAATGAAGCGAAACGACATCCACATCGAAATCACTAATCTCATAGTGCCAAAAATCGGCGACTCGATGGATAGGATTAAAGAGTTGGCTGTATGGGTTCATGACAACTTGGGCGTGGATACGCCGTTTCATCTTTTGAGGTTTCACCCAGACTACAAGATGACTGGGCATACTGCGACTCCGGTGGCGGTTATGGAGGAGGCATATGTTGTGGCTCACAAGGAAGTTGACTTAAACTATGTTTACATGGGAAATGTGCCAGGGCATCGTTTTGAAAACACTTACTGTCCCAACTGTAACGAGTTATTGATAAAACGTTTTGGCTTCGAGATAGTGAAATGGAACTTAACTAAAGACATGCGCTGTCCAGCATGCGGGCACGATATACCTATAAAAGGAGAGCTACACCCAGCAGGAATTGCCTATCCATACGCGCTATTCTAA